A region of the Arenibacter antarcticus genome:
CTCAAAATCATATGGTCTATATTTCGTACTGCTTATTGCAGTATTGTTAGCCTGTTTTTTGGTGAATATTAGCTTGGGATCGGTTTCCATTCCCTTTAAGGAGGTAGTCAATGCTATTTTAGGAAATGCAACCGAAAGAGGTTCTTGGGCCTATATAATTTGGGACTATAGAATTCCAAAAGCTCTGACGGCTATTCTTGTAGGTAGCGGACTTGCATTGAGCGGCTTACTTATGCAAACCTTATTCCGGAACCCTTTAGCCGGACCTTTTGTCCTTGGGATAAGCTCTGGCGCTAGTTTGGGTGCTGCCATACTAATTATGGGAGCCTCGCTGTTCAATGGTGTAGTTGCCTTTGGTATGGTAAACGATATCTCTCTGGCCCTAGCGTCTAGTATAGGTAGTTTTGTAGTGCTCTTAGCCGTTATGGTAGTTGCTACTAGGGTAAAGGACACCATGGCGCTACTTATTATAGGTCTTATGTTCGGAAGTCTTACCGCGGCTCTGGTCAGTGTGCTCTCTTACTTTTCCACGGCCGAAAAATTACAACAATACATTTATTGGTCTTTTGGGAGTTTGGGCAATCTTTCTTGGCAGCAATTATTAATACTATTTTCGCTTACAGCTGTCGGACTGGCCATAAGCATTCTTTCCATAAAGCCCCTAAACTCCCTGCTATTGGGCGAGAACTATGCAAAAAGCATGGGGGTAAATATTAAACGATCCCGTTATTCCATTATTTTGGCTACCGGACTCCTAGCCGGTGGAGCAACCGCTTTTGCAGGTCCAATAGCATTTATTGGTTTGGCCGTACCCCATTTAACGCGACAAATTTTTAATACTACTGACCATAAGATCTTGCTCCCCGCCGTATTGGTCTATGGTGCCATATTAATGCTGATATGCGACACTATTGCTCAATGGCCCTCTTCGGAAAATGTACTGCCCATTAATGCCATTACCTCCATTATAGGTGCCCCAGTAGTGATTTGGTTATTAGTCAGGAAACGAAAAATGGTGTTTTAATAGGCAGTTGTAACCAATAGGTTGTATACGAACTGTAAGTCTAGTTTATTTAATAGTCCTGTAACCTTCCATCAGAACACAGGCACCTTTAAAATGATGTCAAGATAAACCATTACTGAGTTTTGGATATTATCTAGATGTTTAGGGGGTTGTCTAAAGCCAGCACCTTAGTTGTAGCAATACCACGGTTTATAAGCCGTGGCCATCAAAAGTTTTTACGCCAAGTGATTCAGGGAAGGCAAAATGCACTAAAATGCACAGTTTACAGTATTTTTGAAACCAATTAAATAACTTAGCCCCAAAATCAATAGTCATCAGCAGCACCCAGGAACATACCGCATTAACAATCAGAAATCTCAGTATCGGATATACCGCTAAAAAGCAGTACAATGTGGTGGCCGATAATATTAATTTTTCTGTAGAAAAAGGAGAATTGGTGGCAATCATAGGGGTGAATGGAATTGGGAAATCCACTTTATTAAGGACCCTGGGAAATGTCCAATCCAAAATTTCCGGTAGCATTCTATTAAACAACCACCCTTTGGAAAAGCTTTCCAACCTAGCTCTAGCCACCGAAATTAGCGTGGTATTGACTGAACCGATAGCCTCCAAAAACTTAACGGTCATAGAACTGGTTAGCCTCGGTAGACAACCTTATACCAATTGGATCGGTACACTAAGCGAAAAGGATAAACAGAAAATAAAATCTGCCATGGAGATGGTAGATCTCACCCAATTGCAACACAAAAAATGTTATGAGTTAAGCGACGGACAACTTCAAAAAGTAATGATCGCTAGGGCCTTATCACAGGACACATCTATAATTTTAATGGACGAGCCCACCTCTCATTTGGATCTATATCACAAAGTACAAATCCTGAAATTACTGCAAAACATTGCCCATAAGACCAAAAAGACCATACTATTTACTACTCATGAAATTGAAATCGCCATACAACTGTGTGATAAAATACTTATTTTAGAACACGGTAAGAGCAGTTTTGGGGAACCTTGCGAATTGATTATCAACAAAAATTTCGACAATCTCTTTCCTTCGGATACCATAACGTTCGATGGCTCTACAGGGGCTTTTAGAGTGAATAAATAAAATATAACTTTATATTTTTCCAGATCCCAAGGAGAGTTGAATTGAACAATCCCAAGTGTATCCGTAGGGGAATCTTTAAATTAAATCCATACCTAATCTAAACCTAATCTATTATCTTTACCTAAAGATCTATTATAAATGAGCGAACTTCTTGTAACTGTTGTCATTGCCCTTGTTTGTTTGGGAGTAGGCTACTTTTTAGGGAATTATATCCAAGGGTTAAAGACAAAATCCGAACAGAGTGCGCTGTTGGAACGCGAACAACAATTACGCTATAATATTGCTGCCTTGGAACAGCACTTGGAGAAGGCAGTAACCGATAAAAATGAGCTCCACATAGCTACAGAATCTGACAAGAGTCAACTGCGATTGGAAAAGGAAAATTTGGGAAACCAGATTACACGGTATCAGGCCGATATGGAAAATCTTCAAGCAAAAAACAGGGAACAGAAGGAAGAAGTAGAGAAACTACAGGAAAAGTTCACCAAAGAGTTCGAAAACCTAGCCAATAAGATTCTAGATGAAAAGAGCATTAAGTTTACCGAGCAGAACCGGGAAAATATCAAGCACATTCTAACCCCTTTACAGGAGAAAATAATACTGTTCGAGAAAAAGGTAGAAGACAGCCAAAAGGAAAGTGTGGGGATGCATTCTGCTCTTAAAGAGCAATTGGCCAACTTGCAGATCCAGAACCTAAAAATCACCCAAGAGGCAGAAAACCTGACAAAAGCCTTAAAAGGGGATAGCAAAATGCAAGGTAATTGGGGCGAATTGGTATTGGAACGTGTATTGGAAAAATCGGGGCTGGAAAAAGATCGGGAATATTCCGTACAACAAAGCTTTACCCGACAGGATGGCACTAGGGTATTACCAGATGTAATCATCAATTTGCCCGATGGAAAAAAAATGATCGTGGATTCCAAGGTGTCCCTCACCGATTACGAACGCTATGTAAATGCTGAAGACGAGTTAAAGGACAAATTCCTAAAAGACCATGTCAATTCGCTCCGTAGACATGTAGACCAGCTTTCCGCTAAAAAGTATGAGGACCTTTATGAAATGGAAAGTCCCGATTTTGTTTTGATGTTTGTCCCTATAGAGCCCGCTTTCGCCATCGCTATTAATCACGACAACGCCTTATACAACAAGGCATTTGAACAAAATATTATTATCGTAACCCCTTCTACCCTCTTGGCCACGCTGCGCACTATAGACAGCATGTGGAATAACGAAAAACAACAGCGTAACGCCATTGAAATCGCTAGACAAGCTGGAGCTTTGTACGATAAGTTTGAAGGCTTCGTTGGGGATTTAATGAAGGTTGGAAAAAAAATGGACGAGGCCAAGACCGAGTATAAAGGTGCCATGAATAAATTGACAGAGGGAAGGGGAAATATTGTCAGCAGTATAGAAAAGTTAAAAAAAATGGGGGCTAAAGCAAAAAAATCCATTCCCGAAACCATATTAAAAAGAGCCGTTGAGCATGACGAAGATGAAGATATTGACCATGATAGGGCCGGGGTATTACCCCTGCGTTAATTCAATTAAAATAATAGTATGAAATGAGCATGACCGTTAAAAACAATAAATATCTAAAGATGAAAAAAGCATTGGGCTTAATTGTATTGTCTCTTATTTTAATCATTACATCTTACTTTCTCTTTGTTTACTATGTACCATACAGCAAAGGGATTCGCACTGGCGAACTAATTAAAATAAGCAACAAGGGCGTTCTTGTTAAAACTTGGGAAGGAGAAATTAGTCAAGGGATGTCCGGGGCACAAATATTTTCATTTTCAGTTACCGACCGTGAGGCCATAGATAAACTAAAAAAATACCAGGGATCCTATGTAAGACTTACTTATATAGAGCGATATCGCACTTTTTTCTGGCTTGGAGACACTAAGTATTTTGTTACTGAAGTAGCAAAAGATAAGTCGCCACATTAAAATTATTTAGACCTTAAAAATTAGTCCTTTGTTGAATTTATAGATTAAAATTATAACCATGCAAAAATTTAAATCCGCCAAGGAATCCCAAGTTTCCATCACCCAATTAATGCTCCCTTCTCATTCCAATTTTGGAGGCAAGGTTCATGGGGGTCATATCCTAAATCTTATGGATCAAATTGCATTTGCCTGTGCCTCAAAACATTCCCGAACTTATTGTGTTACTGCTTCGGTTAACAAGGTGGACTTTTTAAATCCCATTGAGGTGGGCGAATTGGTTACCCTAAAGGCATCGGTAAATTATACGGGGCGTACCTCTATGGTGGTAGGTGTACGTGTAGAATCGGAAAATATTAGATCTGGGGAAAAGAAACACTGTAACTCTTCTTATTTCACCATGGTGGCAAAGGATTCAGAAGGCAAGAGCCTGGCCGTCCCAGGATTGGTCATAGAAGAAGAGCAAGGAGTTAGACGTTTTACCCGTAGTTTGGAAAGAAAAAACCAATCAATGTCCAGATCCACTAAATTTGATGAGACCCAGATCCTAATTGATGAGACCCAGTTTAAATTTCAGGACCATTTAGGGGAACTGGACAAAGAAAATGTTGAGATAATCCTTAAATGATTCCAGCAGCGGCATCGGCATCCAAAAACCAGATCAGGTTATCAGATGTAGGAGCTACCAAAGAAGCAGGATAAGCCTCATGCCCGGCTTCCTTTTCTATAATGGTCTTTACTTTTTCCGCTTTGCTTTCCCCAGTTACTAGGAAAGCTACAGTCTTGGCATTGTTTATTATTTTTCCGGTTACAGTAATCCTTCGTTGGCCTGAATCTGGATGAATGGCCACCTCGCAATTCGCTGTGGAATCCCAAAGTCCAATTTCATGGGGAAATATGGAAGCTGTATGGCCGTCATCCCCCATCCCAAGAATAACTAGATCAAATTGTGGAAGGCTTAGCTCTTTTGGTAAATTATCATCCAATACCTTAGCATATCTAACAGCTTCGGATTCTGGTTCTGCCTCCCCAAATACACGATGAATATTTTCTTTCGGAATGGTTATTTTTGATAATAAATGATCCACAGTCATTTTGTAGTTGCTCTCAGAATCTGATGGGGCAACACAACGTTCGTCTCCCCAATATAAATGCACCTTGGACCAATCTGTACCCTTAGCATTTTCAGACATATAATCGAAAACCCCTTTTGGAGTACTCCCTCCGGAAAGGGCCACATGGAAAATAGTGCTTTTATTAATCTCTTCTTCCAAATACTCGGAAAATCTTTTGGCAACTTCCGCTTTGGACGGATCTACATTAATTTTCATTTCTACTTTTCTTTAACTGATGTTTAAAGGTCCAAACACACTGGGACCTTTCTACTTATATATTATTTATCTAAAAATATAAAGATACTGCTATCCTTAAACCTTTCAATATTATCGAATCAGACAGAAGCCAGGGTCGTCCGCTAAGTTCTCACCTGGGTTACGCCACCTAAGATTTCCCTCTAAAAGATCGTCCGAATTTGTAGGCCCCCATACACCGGCAGAATAGCCATAAATGTTTACATCGGGAGTGTTCTCCCAATAATCCAAAATAGGATCTACAAATTCCCATGCCGCTTCCACCTCATCCGCACGTGCGTAAAGAGTTGCATCTCCTTGCATGGCATCCAAAAGGAGTCGCTCATAAGCTTCCATTACATTGTTCTCCGCTAAATTGGAATAGTAAAAATCTAAATTGGCACGTTCTACCTTAAAGCCTTGTCCTGGAACTTTTACCCCAAATTTAATAAGAATACCCTCATCTGGTTGAATCCTAATTATCAACTGATTATCCTTATTCTTTAAATCGGAATTCTTAAATACCTGATGGTGGGGCGATTTAAAATGAATAACTACTTCAGTGACCTTAGTAGGCATCCTTTTGGCTGTACGCACATAAAACGGTACATCTTTCCACCGCCAGTTATCCACAAAAAATTTAATGGCCGCATAGGTCTCTGTTTTGGAATTGGGATCTACACCTTCTTCTTCCCTGTACCCCTTTACTTTTTCACCGTCTATTACCGATGAAAGGTACTGAGCTCTTACCGTATTTTTAAATAGGGTTTCCTCATCGCGCATTATCCGCAATGATTTAAGGGCTTTCACCTTTTCGTTCCTTATCTCCAAAGCACTGGCATCTATGGGTGGCTCCATAACGATTAAGGAGACAATCTGTAATAAATGGTTTTGGAACATATCGCGTAGAGCGCCCGACTTATCGTAATAGCCTCCTCTTTTTTCCACGCCCCCCGCTTCGGCATTGGTGATTTCGACATGGTTGATATAATTCCTGTTCCAAAGTGGCTCAAAAATACTGTTGGAAAAACGAGTCACCAATAGATTTTGTACCGTCTCCTTCCCCAAATAATGATCAATCCTATAAATTTGTGTTTCGTTAAAATAACTCTGAAGACCCTTGTTTAGATTTTTGGCAGTTTCCAAATTATATCCAAAGGGCTTTTCTACAATGATCCGTTTCCAACCCTTGTTTTCATTATTCAGGCCTTGTTCAGAAAGATTTTTGGCGATGACTTCATAAAGGCTTGGTGGGGTAGATAAATAAAAGATATAGTTCCCACCAGTCTCATATTTATTATTTAAATCTGATATCCTAGTAGCTAATTTACTGTATTCCAGACTGTAATCATCCCCTAAATCCTCATAAAAGAACTTGTCAGAAAAGGTGTTTATTACCTCCTCGGTATCGCCCTTTACCTTATCCGTTAAATACGAACTTTCCAGAACCACTTTCTTTCTAAATTCTCCATCTGTTAAATTGCTCCTACTAACTCCCAACACTACAAAATTTTCTGGAAGTTGATTTGCCTTGTACAAATTGTATAATGAGGGTACCAATTTCCTTGCAGTAAGATCACCGGAAGCCCCAAAAATAACAAGCATTTGATTTGCTGTTTTACTCATCTTATAAATATTGGAATAATAGTACAATTTGTTGGTTTTTGGAACAAAGGTTTCAAAAACCCATAAAATGACTATTTTTGATTTTTGTTATAGGCTGCGAAGATAAAACTAATTTAGCTTATACATTTATAAACACGGACACTTAACAAAAGTTACTTTATTTTGTTAGGAATTTTAAAGCATAATTATGGAAAATACATATGATTTTGGATTGATTGGACTTGGCGTTATGGGGCGGAATTTTATTTTAAATGTCGCCGATAATAACTTTTCTGCAATGGGTTACGATCTGGATGTTGAAAAGGTAAGCGCTCTTATAGAGGAAGGGCAGGATGCTAAAAAGGTAAATGCAACCTCTGATATACAGAACTTTGTAAATTCTTTGTCCCAACCCAGAAAAATTATGCTTCTGGTACCGGCAGGAAAGATAGTGGATTCGGTAATAGAGAGCTTATTACCACATTTAGATAAAAACGACCTTATTATAGACGGTGGAAACTCATTTTTCACCGATACCGATCGCAGGGAAGCCTATTTACAGGAAAAAGGCATCCACTTTTTTGGATCAGGGGTATCCGGTGGGGCAAAAGGTGCAAGGCGAGGTCCAAGTATAATGCCTGGAGGCAACAAAGAGGCCTACAAAGAAGTACAACCCATTTTCGAAGCCGTATCGGCTAAATTTAAGGGTGAGCCTTGTGTGGCCTACTTGGGTCCTAAATCGGCAGGAAACTACGTTAAAATGGTGCACAACGGCATAGAATACGGCCTAATGCAGCTTACTTCAGAGATTTATGATCTATTGAAAAAAGCCGGAAATTACAGCAATGACGAGCTCCATACCCTATTTGATAGTTGGAATAAAGGCCGACTACAATCTTTCCTAATAGAAATTTCCGCAGAAATCTTCAAAAAAGACGACGATCAGGGAACTGGTAGGTTAATCGATAAAATCTTGGATAAGGCCAAGCAAAAAGGAACGGGAAAATGGACTTCACAAAATGCGATGGACCTTGGAATTCCGATTCCCAGCATCGATATAGCGGTGAGTATGCGTGAGATTTCAGCGCTGAAGGAAGAACGTGTTCTGGCAGATAAATTATACAATAGGCCACAACCGGCAATAATGGACAAGGATGAATTAGCAAAATGGGCCGAGGAGGCACTTTACTTTGCGTTTATCACTACCTACGCCCAAGGGCTTCATCAATTGTCAGATGCCTCTACCGAATATGGCTACGAATTGGATCTTTCCGTAATTGCCAAAATTTGGAGGGCAGGATGTATTATCCGCGCCGGTTTATTAGAAGATATATCAAAAGCGTATACCGAGGATAAAGAATTGGCTAACCTTTTACTATCGCCAAGTTTTGTTCCCAAAGTGCAGTCCTCCGTTAAAGGAGCTAGAAGTTTGGTAGCCTACGGTGCTAAGAACGGTATTCCATTACCGGGCCTTTCCAATTCCCTTACCTATTTTGACGCCTATACCTCAGAGAGATTGCCACTAAACCTAATTCAGGCACAACGCGATCATTTTGGATCTCATACTTACGAACGTACAGATATGGAAGGAATCTTTCATACCGAATGGGAATAGCACAAGCGCTATTCACCATTCTTTATAAATCCAGCTATTTTGGCTATATTTAATTTCCCTTAAATATAGCCAATCATGAGCGGAGCCGGACACGTAGCGGACATGAACAATAGATTGAATCGCAATCGCGCTTTAAAACCATCCAATCGCACCCGGTTCAAAGAAAATAATCGTGATACTATTATTTCCGATTCCGAGCCTATTGCCTCAAAACTGACTTTTAAGAAAGTTTCAGAAATAGAACTAAAGGAAATTAAAAATAAAATTAGGAATAGGGCCAGAAAAGAGCACAATAGAAAAACGTATATTCTAATTGGAATTATTTTAGCCCTATTACTATTTACCATCCTCCTCGTCACCTAAGACCTTCACCACTGAGATATTACTAGCGCACTAATACGGCTTCATATCCTCTGTTAAAGACGCCCTTACCCACGCCGACCTACAACCGTGGATTGGTTATAGGTATTCCTATTTTGTCACCATAAAGTAGGCTGTAATTCACCCAAAATAACGTCAATAATTAAGATATCTTTATTTTACCGTAATTTTACCGACTAAACAGTTACTATTATGAATCCATCGGCCTCAGGTTGGATAGATAAATTTGGGCATTTGGCTAAGAATAACAATACCTATTGTTCTTCCTTTGAAACCATGTACATCCAATTAAAAAAAACAGGTTTTGTTTATGGAATCAACTTAAATATCCCTGATTTTATAGTTATTGAACATCCGCTGTCTGAAGATGAAAAGGCCAAGATCAACCTATTAGCAGGTCTTTATTACACGCATAAATTTATAACTGGTGACACCAATTTTGAAGCATTTGTAAAATGTCTTCTAAATTTCTACCAGGGATTGGACATCAGCAAGATCTCTTTTATCAACAAGATTTTAATGGGGAGGAAGACTTCTGCAAAATTGGAAGCACTGATAAACTCTAGAATCTATTTGGAGGACAATCTAATAAGCAAGACCTTTAATAGTATAATTACCAATTCCCTGCTATTTATAGATGTACTTACTTTTAAACGTCATTTGGAAGGAGAACAAGACTTAAGGAAAATTGCCCAAAGACTTGAGCATATCACCATCAACATAACTTACCACACTTTAAATTCTAAGGAGAAAAGCAGGAATGATGAGAAGTTGGCGCAACTTTTTGCCTCGTCCCTGACCTTTATTGATAGTCAGGAAAAACATTTTGATGGCTCTTACAGAAATGACTTATTGAACCAATTTGACACATGCGAAAACCAGTACTTTTTAGATGTGGCCTGTCTAACTGTATGGGAAGATTACTCCTTAAATTACACCGAATCCGAATTTATTTTTGGCATTGGAAAGGACCTAGGTTTCGCAAAAATGGACATCTCAAAATCGATATTTGACGTCACTGAATTCTTTAAATTGAACGCCACAAAAATACCCCATTTAAGGGACCAAAATATGGCCGTTCAATTTTATGAAAGCATGGCTAAAATTGTCAATAAATTAATCCTAAGAAACAGCAAAAGACTACAAAAAGAATTGTCTGAAAGTAAAGAGTTGGTAACGCTCTTATCTAAGTCCACTGTAAAGGATTTAAGTCCGGAGGAGAAGAAAAAGGTACAGGATCAATTATTGGATATATTTAAAAGCATTCCCTCTTTAGCCATTTTTATTCTTCCTGGGGGTGCAGTATTATTGCCAATTTTCATAAAATTGATTCCTAAATTACTACCTTCCTCCTTTGATGAAAACAGGGTGGACTAAGTACTCAAAAATCCACTAAAACGGCAGTATAAGGAAAATCTATTGTGCCTTAATTTTGAATTTAAACATTTTAAAACCAATGTTTAACATACCCTTATTCTAACCAAAGCTTAAAGTCTCTAACCCGTTCCCTACTTACGATTACCTCTTGCTCATTATACCTGTTCAACTTAATCTGTAGCCTAGAATTGGTGTAGGAGATAATGTCTTTAATATGATTTACATTGATATAGAATTTTCTACTTACCCTAAAAAAAGTTTCGGGCTGAAGTTCCGGTTCCAAGTTTTCCAAAGTCACATCCAACAAGTAGTTTCTACCATCAGTGGTCGCCGCATAGGTACCTTTGTTCTCGCTATAAAAACATTCTATCTCATCTGCATATATGATTTTTAGGTGTTGCCCAACACTCACCGTAAACCGCTTTTTGTACTCCCTTTCCAAGGGGTTCAGAAGCAGCTTTTTTATGTCCTCAAATTCAAGAGAAATCTTCTGTTTTTCTGGGCTAAAAGATCGGTACTTTTTAACCGCTCTTTCCAGCTCCTCTTCATCAATTGGTTTCAACAAATAATCAATACTGTTCAACTTAAATGCCTGTAGTGCATATTCGTCAAAAGCGGTGGTAAAGATTACGGAACTTTTTATTTCCACCGTATCAAAAATCTCAAAGGAGAGTCCGTCTGAAAGTTGAATATCCAAAAAAATAAGGTCGGGATGTTCGTTCTCCCGAAACCATAAAATAGATTCCTCAACAGAATGCAGCATGGTAGCAACAGAAACCTCCAAGTTGGCTAGTAAACGCCCCAATCTTCTTGCGGCTGGTTTTTCATCCTCTATTATTATTACCTTCATTGGTTTGGTTAAAGGGATTCGTTATGGTTTTAAAAAGGAAGAAGTCCCTACTCTTCCATATATTTTTTAATTTGTCTTTCTTCCCACTTCCTTAAAAATACAGGTTTCCTCCCAAAGACGTATAGCCCATGAATGAAAAGACCTATTCCCCAAAATAAAGGGGTAAATACTATGTTCCAATCCATCCAATTCCTAAACCCAACTTCCAAAACTTGATAATTTTCGAGATTTAAAAACCTATAGGCCACATATAACAATATCAATCCAAGGTTAATGGACAGGTATACAAAAAGGTGACTATAAAACCCTTTAATTGCTGCTACGTGCTTCTTGGCCCTTTCCAATTTTGAACCATTCTTCTGAACCTCTTTCATTACTTATATTTTTCAGATTCCTTTCTATCCTCCTCCATAAATTTCTTTATTTGTCGGTCTTCCCATTCCTTGGTAAAAAAAGGATTGTAGTTAAAGGTTTTGGATGCATGAAAAACAACCCCGACACCCCAAAATATCCAAACTGCAAAAGTCCCAAAATCCCAAAACGCTTCCCATAACGTTTCCCCGTCTTGAAGGTTTCCTACTATCTTATGAATAGAAATAAATAGATTAATCACGATAAATATGACCAGATGGACATAAAATCCCTTTAATTCCTCTATCCTCTTTTTTGCCCTTTTCTTTTTAATATCGGTACGATTTTCCATTGCATAAAAATTTATTGACCCAAGAATTATTTCCAATGTTCCCTTTGATCCTCTTGCTCTAAGAACTCCTTAATCTTACGTTGTTCCCAATTTTTTCCAAACAAGGCATTATATCCGAAAATCTTAAACCCCTTAAAGACCAAGCTGATCCCTAGTCCAA
Encoded here:
- a CDS encoding acyl-CoA thioesterase — encoded protein: MQKFKSAKESQVSITQLMLPSHSNFGGKVHGGHILNLMDQIAFACASKHSRTYCVTASVNKVDFLNPIEVGELVTLKASVNYTGRTSMVVGVRVESENIRSGEKKHCNSSYFTMVAKDSEGKSLAVPGLVIEEEQGVRRFTRSLERKNQSMSRSTKFDETQILIDETQFKFQDHLGELDKENVEIILK
- a CDS encoding iron ABC transporter permease, which encodes MPRSKSYGLYFVLLIAVLLACFLVNISLGSVSIPFKEVVNAILGNATERGSWAYIIWDYRIPKALTAILVGSGLALSGLLMQTLFRNPLAGPFVLGISSGASLGAAILIMGASLFNGVVAFGMVNDISLALASSIGSFVVLLAVMVVATRVKDTMALLIIGLMFGSLTAALVSVLSYFSTAEKLQQYIYWSFGSLGNLSWQQLLILFSLTAVGLAISILSIKPLNSLLLGENYAKSMGVNIKRSRYSIILATGLLAGGATAFAGPIAFIGLAVPHLTRQIFNTTDHKILLPAVLVYGAILMLICDTIAQWPSSENVLPINAITSIIGAPVVIWLLVRKRKMVF
- the pgl gene encoding 6-phosphogluconolactonase; translation: MKINVDPSKAEVAKRFSEYLEEEINKSTIFHVALSGGSTPKGVFDYMSENAKGTDWSKVHLYWGDERCVAPSDSESNYKMTVDHLLSKITIPKENIHRVFGEAEPESEAVRYAKVLDDNLPKELSLPQFDLVILGMGDDGHTASIFPHEIGLWDSTANCEVAIHPDSGQRRITVTGKIINNAKTVAFLVTGESKAEKVKTIIEKEAGHEAYPASLVAPTSDNLIWFLDADAAAGII
- the gndA gene encoding NADP-dependent phosphogluconate dehydrogenase, with amino-acid sequence MENTYDFGLIGLGVMGRNFILNVADNNFSAMGYDLDVEKVSALIEEGQDAKKVNATSDIQNFVNSLSQPRKIMLLVPAGKIVDSVIESLLPHLDKNDLIIDGGNSFFTDTDRREAYLQEKGIHFFGSGVSGGAKGARRGPSIMPGGNKEAYKEVQPIFEAVSAKFKGEPCVAYLGPKSAGNYVKMVHNGIEYGLMQLTSEIYDLLKKAGNYSNDELHTLFDSWNKGRLQSFLIEISAEIFKKDDDQGTGRLIDKILDKAKQKGTGKWTSQNAMDLGIPIPSIDIAVSMREISALKEERVLADKLYNRPQPAIMDKDELAKWAEEALYFAFITTYAQGLHQLSDASTEYGYELDLSVIAKIWRAGCIIRAGLLEDISKAYTEDKELANLLLSPSFVPKVQSSVKGARSLVAYGAKNGIPLPGLSNSLTYFDAYTSERLPLNLIQAQRDHFGSHTYERTDMEGIFHTEWE
- the rmuC gene encoding DNA recombination protein RmuC codes for the protein MSELLVTVVIALVCLGVGYFLGNYIQGLKTKSEQSALLEREQQLRYNIAALEQHLEKAVTDKNELHIATESDKSQLRLEKENLGNQITRYQADMENLQAKNREQKEEVEKLQEKFTKEFENLANKILDEKSIKFTEQNRENIKHILTPLQEKIILFEKKVEDSQKESVGMHSALKEQLANLQIQNLKITQEAENLTKALKGDSKMQGNWGELVLERVLEKSGLEKDREYSVQQSFTRQDGTRVLPDVIINLPDGKKMIVDSKVSLTDYERYVNAEDELKDKFLKDHVNSLRRHVDQLSAKKYEDLYEMESPDFVLMFVPIEPAFAIAINHDNALYNKAFEQNIIIVTPSTLLATLRTIDSMWNNEKQQRNAIEIARQAGALYDKFEGFVGDLMKVGKKMDEAKTEYKGAMNKLTEGRGNIVSSIEKLKKMGAKAKKSIPETILKRAVEHDEDEDIDHDRAGVLPLR
- a CDS encoding LytTR family DNA-binding domain-containing protein, yielding MKVIIIEDEKPAARRLGRLLANLEVSVATMLHSVEESILWFRENEHPDLIFLDIQLSDGLSFEIFDTVEIKSSVIFTTAFDEYALQAFKLNSIDYLLKPIDEEELERAVKKYRSFSPEKQKISLEFEDIKKLLLNPLEREYKKRFTVSVGQHLKIIYADEIECFYSENKGTYAATTDGRNYLLDVTLENLEPELQPETFFRVSRKFYINVNHIKDIISYTNSRLQIKLNRYNEQEVIVSRERVRDFKLWLE
- the zwf gene encoding glucose-6-phosphate dehydrogenase produces the protein MSKTANQMLVIFGASGDLTARKLVPSLYNLYKANQLPENFVVLGVSRSNLTDGEFRKKVVLESSYLTDKVKGDTEEVINTFSDKFFYEDLGDDYSLEYSKLATRISDLNNKYETGGNYIFYLSTPPSLYEVIAKNLSEQGLNNENKGWKRIIVEKPFGYNLETAKNLNKGLQSYFNETQIYRIDHYLGKETVQNLLVTRFSNSIFEPLWNRNYINHVEITNAEAGGVEKRGGYYDKSGALRDMFQNHLLQIVSLIVMEPPIDASALEIRNEKVKALKSLRIMRDEETLFKNTVRAQYLSSVIDGEKVKGYREEEGVDPNSKTETYAAIKFFVDNWRWKDVPFYVRTAKRMPTKVTEVVIHFKSPHHQVFKNSDLKNKDNQLIIRIQPDEGILIKFGVKVPGQGFKVERANLDFYYSNLAENNVMEAYERLLLDAMQGDATLYARADEVEAAWEFVDPILDYWENTPDVNIYGYSAGVWGPTNSDDLLEGNLRWRNPGENLADDPGFCLIR
- a CDS encoding 6-phosphogluconate dehydrogenase, whose amino-acid sequence is MKKALGLIVLSLILIITSYFLFVYYVPYSKGIRTGELIKISNKGVLVKTWEGEISQGMSGAQIFSFSVTDREAIDKLKKYQGSYVRLTYIERYRTFFWLGDTKYFVTEVAKDKSPH
- a CDS encoding LETM1-related biofilm-associated protein; this encodes MNPSASGWIDKFGHLAKNNNTYCSSFETMYIQLKKTGFVYGINLNIPDFIVIEHPLSEDEKAKINLLAGLYYTHKFITGDTNFEAFVKCLLNFYQGLDISKISFINKILMGRKTSAKLEALINSRIYLEDNLISKTFNSIITNSLLFIDVLTFKRHLEGEQDLRKIAQRLEHITINITYHTLNSKEKSRNDEKLAQLFASSLTFIDSQEKHFDGSYRNDLLNQFDTCENQYFLDVACLTVWEDYSLNYTESEFIFGIGKDLGFAKMDISKSIFDVTEFFKLNATKIPHLRDQNMAVQFYESMAKIVNKLILRNSKRLQKELSESKELVTLLSKSTVKDLSPEEKKKVQDQLLDIFKSIPSLAIFILPGGAVLLPIFIKLIPKLLPSSFDENRVD
- a CDS encoding ABC transporter ATP-binding protein produces the protein MADNINFSVEKGELVAIIGVNGIGKSTLLRTLGNVQSKISGSILLNNHPLEKLSNLALATEISVVLTEPIASKNLTVIELVSLGRQPYTNWIGTLSEKDKQKIKSAMEMVDLTQLQHKKCYELSDGQLQKVMIARALSQDTSIILMDEPTSHLDLYHKVQILKLLQNIAHKTKKTILFTTHEIEIAIQLCDKILILEHGKSSFGEPCELIINKNFDNLFPSDTITFDGSTGAFRVNK